Proteins from a genomic interval of Phycisphaerae bacterium RAS1:
- a CDS encoding UDP-glucuronate decarboxylase, whose protein sequence is MRALVAGCAGFIGFHFTQRLLDDGYSVVGVDNVVTGARRNVDDLQTSARFQFVEHDITQPLKAEGAFDLVCNLACPASPIDFDPLRLEILAVCSRGTWNLLDLAREKRAKYFHTSTSEVYGDPKEHPQKETYWGNVNPIGPRSCYDEGKRFAEALVTAYSARHGVSARMVRIFNTYGPRMRAADGRALPNFITQALDGKPLTIHGDGSQTRSFCYVSDLIEGFMRLINSDVTGPVNIGNPLEVTIGDVAREVIALTGSRSELQFVPRPQDDPDVRRPDITRAQTLLGWQPTVDRHTGFRRTIEWFRGNK, encoded by the coding sequence ATGCGTGCATTGGTCGCCGGTTGCGCGGGCTTCATCGGATTTCACTTCACGCAGAGGCTGCTGGATGACGGCTATTCCGTGGTCGGCGTCGACAACGTCGTGACCGGCGCCCGGCGAAACGTGGATGATCTTCAGACGAGCGCGCGATTTCAGTTCGTCGAACATGACATCACGCAGCCGCTGAAGGCCGAAGGCGCCTTCGACCTTGTGTGCAATCTCGCGTGTCCCGCCTCGCCGATTGACTTTGACCCGCTGCGGCTCGAAATTCTGGCGGTGTGCTCGCGCGGCACGTGGAACCTGCTGGACTTGGCGCGTGAGAAACGCGCGAAGTACTTCCACACCAGCACCAGCGAGGTGTACGGCGATCCTAAAGAGCACCCGCAGAAGGAAACCTACTGGGGCAACGTGAACCCGATCGGCCCACGCTCCTGCTACGACGAAGGAAAACGGTTTGCCGAGGCACTCGTGACGGCGTATTCGGCCCGTCACGGCGTCAGCGCGCGGATGGTGCGCATTTTCAACACGTATGGTCCGCGCATGCGCGCGGCGGACGGGCGGGCGCTACCCAACTTCATTACGCAGGCGCTGGACGGCAAGCCGCTGACGATCCACGGCGACGGCAGCCAGACGCGCAGCTTCTGCTACGTCAGCGACCTGATTGAGGGGTTCATGCGCCTGATCAACAGCGACGTGACCGGACCGGTCAACATCGGGAATCCGCTGGAGGTGACCATCGGCGACGTGGCGCGCGAAGTGATCGCCCTGACCGGCAGCCGCAGCGAGCTGCAATTCGTGCCGCGCCCGCAGGATGATCCAGACGTGCGGCGGCCGGACATCACGCGGGCGCAGACATTGCTGGGTTGGCAGCCGACGGTGGATCGGCACACGGGGTTCCGCCGGACAATCGAGTGGTTCCGGGGTAATAAGTAG